In the Nocardia asteroides genome, CGACGTCGTTGACTGCCAGTGGGCCGTTCTGGCCTTTGGCGAGTGATGCGGACAAGTTCGACCCTTCGCTTGTCGGTGCGTTCGAAGCCACTCTACGAGAATCGCCCGCGGGCGCGGCGGCGTGAACACCCTGGGGACAATTGGGGACAAATCGGAACCTGTGCACAACCGGCGTTCGCGAAGACCGCAGGCCACAGCCGGATCGGTTACTGTGTCGCTCGCACGGAACACCGCGAACCCTGCGCCGTTCCCCCGAGACCACAGGCGACTTCCTATGGCACAGCTGTTCGAGCAGTCGAAGAAGGTGATCGAAGCCCACCTCGCCGGCACCAGTGTCCGCGCGATCTCCGGCTCGATGATCGCCTACGAAGGAAACGTGCAGTTCAAGTCCGCCGGATTCGGCGGCGGCGACGGCGTGCTGGCCGGGCTCAAGCGCCGCGCCACCGGTGAGAAGCTCTCGCTCATGGAGTGCGGCGGCAACGGCCGCGTCTTCTTCGCGGTGAACGGGCAGAACGTCACCGTCGTGAACCTGAACAACGAGACGCTGCAGGTGGAGTCGCAGCAGTTGCTCGCCTTCGCGGGCAACCTGCGCACCGACATCCGCTTCGCCGGGGTGCGCGGCGCCACCACCGGCGCGGGGCTGTTCACCACGACGGTCACCGGGCAGGGCCAGGTGGCGCTGCTCTCCGCGGGCGGCCCGCTGATCCACCTCGAGGTCAGCCCGCAGTACCCGCTGATCGTCGATCCGGACGCCTTCGTGGCGGCGCAGGGCAATCTCAACCAATCCTTCGTCACCGACGTCTCGTGGCGCACGGTCATGGGTTCGGACGCGGGCGAGGCGTTCTCGCTGCGCTGGGACGGGCAGGGCGTCGTACTGATCCAGCCCGCGGAACGGTAAGGGGCGCAGCATGTTCGAGAAGGTCAACGGCAAGGTCGTCAAGGTGAACACCGGCGCGGCGGGCGGCGTGGTCGCGCGCAAGGGCGCGATGCTCTTCTACACCGGCGACGTCTCGTTCTCCCCGCACCAGATCGCGGGCATGGGCGGCGGCGGCATGGGCGGCATGGGCGGCGGCATGATGCGCATGGCCGGCCGGATGATGGCTGGCGAGCACGAGAGCACGATGCTGGCCCAGGGCAACGGCGAGGTGCACTACGGCCTGGCCGGGCTGGAGGTGCACGTGGTGCAGATGCAGCAGGGGGCGGTGCTCCGGGTGGAGGCCTCCCGGCTGCTGGCCAACTCCGCGCAGCTGCAGAGCTCGATCGTCTCGGTGGCGAGCTCGAACAGCGGTGGCGGCGGTGGTGGCGGCGGCATCATGGGCGCGCTGCGCGGCGCCGCCTCCGGCGCGCTCACCGGGCAGGGCATGTTCACCACCCAGCTCAGCGGCCAGGGCGCGGCGGTGCTGCTCGCGCACGGCGGGTTCCTGGAGTTGCAGGTGGGCGGGCCGAACCCGATCGTGGTCGATCCGCAGGCCTTCGTTGCCGCGTACGGCAATGTGCAGACCGAGCTGAAGACGGCGATGAGCTGGCGGGACGCGGTCGGCCGCGGCGCCGGTGAGGCGATGCAGCTGCACTGCGTCGGCCAGGGCATCGTCTACGTGCAGGCCTCCGAAGAGAAGTTGTGAGCCATGAGCCAGATCCTGAACCCCATGAATCTCGGTGAGAGCGACAACATCCCGGGAAACAGCTACGCGTACTCCATCGACCTGAACAAGCCCTGGTTCATGCGCAAGGGCGCGATGATCGCCTACTACGGGCAGATGAACTTCCAGGTGCTCACGCACGGCCTGCACGGCGGGCTGCTGAACATGGTGTCGCAGCAGTTCTCCGCGCCGCTCTTCACCAGCGATTACGTGGTGGCCGAGGGGCAGGGGAAGCTGATCATCGGCGACCGCGGCTACGACATCAACTCCTACGACCTGGACGAGGGCAACCTCACCATCCGCGCGGCGAACCTGCTCGCCTTCGAGCCGGGGCTCTCGCTGAACCAGTCCATCGTGCCCGGCTTCCTCACCCTGATCGGCACCGGCAAGTTCCTCGCCTCCTCGAACGGCCCGGTCATGTTCGCCGAGCCGCCGCTGCGGGTCGACCCGGAGTCCCTGGTCGGCTGGGCGGACTGCCCGTCCCCGAGCCACCACTACGACCAG is a window encoding:
- a CDS encoding AIM24 family protein, translated to MAQLFEQSKKVIEAHLAGTSVRAISGSMIAYEGNVQFKSAGFGGGDGVLAGLKRRATGEKLSLMECGGNGRVFFAVNGQNVTVVNLNNETLQVESQQLLAFAGNLRTDIRFAGVRGATTGAGLFTTTVTGQGQVALLSAGGPLIHLEVSPQYPLIVDPDAFVAAQGNLNQSFVTDVSWRTVMGSDAGEAFSLRWDGQGVVLIQPAER
- a CDS encoding AIM24 family protein, with product MFEKVNGKVVKVNTGAAGGVVARKGAMLFYTGDVSFSPHQIAGMGGGGMGGMGGGMMRMAGRMMAGEHESTMLAQGNGEVHYGLAGLEVHVVQMQQGAVLRVEASRLLANSAQLQSSIVSVASSNSGGGGGGGGIMGALRGAASGALTGQGMFTTQLSGQGAAVLLAHGGFLELQVGGPNPIVVDPQAFVAAYGNVQTELKTAMSWRDAVGRGAGEAMQLHCVGQGIVYVQASEEKL
- a CDS encoding AIM24 family protein, with the protein product MSQILNPMNLGESDNIPGNSYAYSIDLNKPWFMRKGAMIAYYGQMNFQVLTHGLHGGLLNMVSQQFSAPLFTSDYVVAEGQGKLIIGDRGYDINSYDLDEGNLTIRAANLLAFEPGLSLNQSIVPGFLTLIGTGKFLASSNGPVMFAEPPLRVDPESLVGWADCPSPSHHYDQRWITDFLAAGAARFGVSSGEERQFDFTGAGTVLIQSSEKVLSDSQVVRTIEGQLQSGMTVGGLQRLQGVITQQLAGQQQQY